From the Chloroflexus aurantiacus J-10-fl genome, one window contains:
- a CDS encoding FHA domain-containing protein, giving the protein MVICSHCQAQQLDGTIFCTVCGASLIHARSTRQTTASLNRAAAEAPQLDGDDATIVPAPATKTESATIALVVLSSGRRIVLPVTSELVIGRKDQQRNFFPDVDLSLDGGYDAGVSRRHARIVCHNGSYVLEDLGSSNGTFLNRQRVSPDRPVPLHHGDEIQFGMLLVRFETNG; this is encoded by the coding sequence ATGGTGATTTGCAGCCACTGTCAGGCGCAACAACTCGATGGGACTATCTTCTGTACGGTTTGTGGTGCCAGTTTGATCCATGCCAGGTCTACTCGCCAGACCACGGCCTCTCTGAATCGTGCGGCTGCTGAAGCTCCCCAATTGGACGGTGACGACGCTACCATCGTGCCGGCGCCCGCTACCAAGACTGAAAGCGCAACGATTGCCCTGGTGGTTTTGAGTTCAGGACGGCGTATCGTTTTGCCGGTTACGTCTGAACTGGTCATTGGGCGTAAAGATCAACAACGGAACTTCTTTCCCGATGTTGATTTGAGTCTTGATGGGGGCTACGATGCTGGTGTTTCGCGGCGCCATGCCCGTATTGTCTGTCACAATGGCAGCTATGTTCTCGAAGACCTGGGCAGTTCTAACGGAACGTTTTTGAATCGCCAACGGGTGTCACCGGATCGTCCTGTGCCGCTGCACCATGGTGACGAAATACAGTTTGGTATGCTATTGGTGCGATTTGAAACAAACGGATAA